From one Amphiura filiformis chromosome 13, Afil_fr2py, whole genome shotgun sequence genomic stretch:
- the LOC140167804 gene encoding E3 ubiquitin-protein ligase TRIM33-like, translated as MKQLYEKDAKIPCTSCDNSDNQAVGRCAECNDFLCEKCAESHKSLRVLKHHHVPTLEELRSGKLTMHNLPEQEMCPKHKGEVLRFYCETCDEPICRDCTVVGHPRPDHKQTELKTAADERNDTLHGLLKKVKLVPKAIDIATAEDELLLKELEASEMKANNLYKTTAKKAEFENEKISSKRRKEIEAHRDGLQFRKARLCTAIEMTQQIT; from the coding sequence ATGAAGCAACTGTACGAGAAAGATGCCAAGATTCCATGTACCTCGTGCGATAATTCTGATAACCAGGCTGTTGGTCGATGTGCAGAATGCAATGATTTCTTGTGTGAGAAATGTGCGGAGAGTCACAAATCGTTGCGAGTACTGAAACATCACCACGTTCCTACTCTGGAAGAGCTCCGCTCCGGAAAATTGACCATGCACAATCTGCCTGAACAGGAGATGTGTCCCAAGCACAAGGGTGAAGTTTTGCGGTTCTACTGCGAGACTTGTGATGAGCCAATATGTCGAGACTGTACGGTCGTAGGCCATCCGCGTCCCGATCATAAACAGACAGAGCTGAAGACCGCGGCCGACGAACGAAATGACACACTCCACGGGCTACTCAAAAAGGTGAAACTCGTTCCAAAAGCTATTGATATTGCCACGGCAGAAGATGAGTTACTGCTGAAAGAATTAGAAGCCAGTGAGATGAAAGCCAACAATCTCTATAAGACGACAGCTAAGAAAGCAGAATTCGAAAATGAAAAGATTAGTAGCAAAAGAAGAAAGGAGATAGAAGCGCACAGAGATGGTTTACAATTTCGCAAAGCCCGTCTTTGTACTGCAATAGAGATGACACAACAGATTACGTAG
- the LOC140168623 gene encoding uncharacterized protein, with protein sequence MYNARVLALFLLLAAITSVMAKKPIGSPGRGSGSKPAGSKSGASPETVASPESVASSESESSSASASGENNCDSNPCQNGGTCADDGTCTCPDNYTGDSCETAGDCSPPCEIGYTCIQFEHGFFCVDVDECTLATDNNCDASATCTNTPGSFTCACNAGYTGAGTTGTCIDTEK encoded by the exons ATGTACAACGCAAGAGTGTTAGCCTTATTCCTGCTTTTGGCAGCTATTACTTCTGTAATGGCCAAGAAACCAATAGGTAGTCCTGGACGTGGATCTGGATCTAAACCTGCAGGATCTAAATCTGGAGCTAGCCCTGAAACTGTAGCTAGCCCTGAATCTGTAGCTAGCTCTGAATCTGAATCTAGTTCTGCATCTGCATCTGGAGAAAATAATTGCGATTctaacccatgtcaaaatggaggtacCTGTGCAGACGATGGCACATGCACATGTCCCGACAACTATACTGGAGACTCGTGTGAAACAG CTGGGGACTGTTCTCCACCCTGTGAGATTGGGTACACATGTATACAGTTTGAACATGGTTTCTTTTGTGTGG ATgttgatgaatgtactttggctACGGATAATAATTGTGACGCAAGTGCTACTTGCACTAATACacctggttccttcacatgtgcatgtaatgcagGTTACACTGGAGCTGGTACTACTGGAACATGCATAG ATACGGAAAAGTAG